Within Sporosarcina sp. PTS2304, the genomic segment ATTAATTGAATGTGTTAAATCGTAAAATTTTACGGTTTTCTGAAATGAGTAAGTCGAAGGAGAGCTTTAAGAATGATTAGTTGGAATATAAGAAAAGCAGATTTAAATGATGCTGGTGAACTTCAGAAATGCATGCATAAAGCTTATTTAAAGTATTCGGATAGGATAAATATTAAAACTCTACCTCCAATGAATGTAAATTATAAGGATGAAATAGCATCTTTTCCGGTTTGGATTGTTGAGTTTAATAATCAAATAATCGCTGGATTAGTATTAGTATTTGAAGAAGATTATGCATCACTTGCTAACATTGCTATAGATCCTGACTTTCAAGCTAAAGGGTTAGGAAAGTTTTTGCTGAAATTTGCAGAACAAGAGACTAGGAGTAAAGGATATACAGAGATGAAATTGGCTACTCATGTTTTATTCACTGAAAATGTATTGTTTTATAATAAACAAGGGTGGATTCTCGTAGATCAAGATGAAACTAAGGTATATATGAAAAAATATTTGAAATGAGATTTTCACAATCGGGCGCGTTTGTGAAAGTGATTTATGGCAATTCTATAGGCGGGTCATATTGATGTACTTAGGTTGAATAAAAAAGGAGTGAATTGCGTGAAGCTGTGGAATGACGCTGTTTTTAAAAAAAGTTTTGTTTTTCTATTCCTATTATGTTTTCTTTTAGTAGCTTGCAGTAACGAAGGTGAAGAAGCTAAAGGCGAAATGGATATAAAGGGAAATATTGTAGAAATAGATAGCTCTGAAAATAGTATCTTGGTTGAGGATGATCAAAAAGGTTTAACCTGGGTAGCACTGCATGAAAATGGAGATATCAAAGATTATGAAGAAGGACAAGAAGTTGCAGTATGGGTAGATGGTGGAATAGACACTTCTTCACCTGCTTCTACAAAAGCATTAAATATTGAAATCATAAATCCGAAATAATGATAGTTCCATTCCGAAATCGGGCGCGTTTGTGTAAAAAGAATCGTGCCCATACCGCAATCGGTACATTTTCTGAATATAGGGTAACGAAGAAGAGGAGGAGATAATCATGCCACGTTGCACTAACTGTAATTACAAATGGAATGCCAAAGACATAATCGCTTTTGGATTTTCAAAGAAGGGAAAAGACTGTCCCAATTGTGGTGACAGACAATACATCTCTGCTGAATCGCAGAGGTTATTAACTTTGGGATGGTTAAGTCTACTATTTGTTCCGTTTATTATTTCTAAAATTAAATTAAGTGGAAAAGATGAACCCCTTTGGTAATTCCATAAATGAGCGCAATTGTGTAAAAAGAATCGTGCCCATACCGCAATCGGGCCAGATTATTTAAAACTAGGTGGTGATTAACCATGTACGAACTAAAGGATTCTTATTTTGTCATCTTTGATACGCAATCAATGGTTATAGGCGGGGTTGCCATTGCATTAGCAGTGATTGGATTTTTCTTTTTTAGAAATAAAAGAAGAAAAAATCATAGTCAATGAATTTACCGCTAACGGGCGCGTTAACGGAATAAGGATTTTCCACAAACCAACCAAACTATGTAACATATACAATAGTCTGTCGTCTACTCTTATAAAAGGAGGGATTCTGTGAAAAAGGTGTGCATTATTCTATTCATGGGACTCCTGCTAGTCTTGGCGGCTTGTACAGAAGAGAGTAGTGAGAATCCTGCAGAAATTACGGATGGCGTGGAGATCCCGGCCATTCAATTACCTGCACAGACAACTACTGCTGACATGGTAGGGTTAATCGTGTACAACGGGAAAATTTATACCCAAACGAGTGCGGTGATCCGTGCGCAAGAGGCAAAAGCGTTGCTGGGCGACAAACTGGGCACTACGAAAGGAACGATTGATGAATGGAGTGCCCAAGAGGAATTTGCTAAAGAGCTCGCTTCCACAATTGGAGAAATGGATGTCTATTCTGTAAAAGGATATGACAAGAACTTTAGGATCATGGCTTATCAAGAACAAAACAATATTCCCTATGCAGAATTTTATGAACATCTTAACGGAATTACGATACGCAGTGGGGAAGATATTTTTGGGAAATTGCATTTGGTAGGGAATGTAGCTTCAGCGCGATGGAGAACGTTTAGTGAGCGGGATCACGACATGGATCGCTACCATAAAATTTCAGATGAAAAGACAGTGAATGCATTTTTGGAAGAACTGAAAGATACTAAGCCCTTTCCTCGCAAACAGCAGTCGGATCCTCTGAATATGTCAAGAAATGATGAGGAATTCAGGGAACTGACGTTGCAACTGCTAGACGGTTCCACTGTGACACTTATTGTTCTGAAAGGCGGCTACATTTACTACGGCTTGACAGATGTCTACTTTGAGATGAATGAACAGGTGTTTTCAGAAATATGGAACCAACTAAAATGAATAGACTTATGCACGTTACGTATAATCGTCCGTTTCATGGGCGATTATTTTTTTAGGTAAAAATTAGACTAATTAGTGTGGTAGTTTGTCTAATACATAGAAGACGAAAAAGAAAGGGGGAATTCCAATCATTGCAGTAGTGAAAAAAGCTCGAAAAGGCGATGACAAAGCATTTCTTCAACTTTTTCAGCAATATGAAACAGATGTCTACCGTATGGCATATGTATATGTGAAAAACCCGGACGATGCGCTGGATGTTGTACAGGAAGTGGCCTATCAAGCATTCAAGAAAATTCATACACTGAGACAACCGGCTTATTTCAAAACATGGCTACTGAAAATTACGATGAATTGCGCAACGAATGTCGTCAGAAGAAATAAAAAAGTAATCCAGTGGGAACCGCAATACGAAGAGACGATCGCACCAGAAAGTGAAGACATTCCTCTTCACTTGACATTACAAGACTTAATGGAAGGATTGGAAGAAGTCGAAAAAAGCGTCGTGTTGCTGAAGTTTTACGAGCAATATACGTTTAAGGAAATAGCAGACGCATTGGACATGCCGCTTGGAACTGCAAAATCCATTTTGTACCGTTCCCTGCAGAAACTGCGCAAACAATGTAAGGAGAATGATCGTTATGAACAATAACATACAAAAGGAACTACAGAAACTGGAAATTCCAAATACATTGCATGAAAGATCCAGACGAGGTGTGGAAATGGCCAAGGCGGAGCGTGATAAGTTACGGAAACCTGCTCTGCACCGCCGCAAACAGTGGATTTCATTCGCCTGTGCATTTGTTGTTGTGCTGTCGATTATATTCGGAGGTTTCTATTTCACTGGTACCCCTGATCACGCAGCAAACTTTACGATTACGGCCTATGCATCGAATGACGAGGGAAACCAATCGCATGCGAATCTCTCACCAGAAAAAGCCACATTTGAATTGGCAACGGCAGATAGACTGGATGGCGGTCTCGTAAGTATCAGTGGGGGCGGAGCGAATTTACTGTTCACGGATGTGTCGTTGCAGATTACGGGAGAACAAATTGATACAGTAATGTTTACTATGAATGAAGGCAAGTTTGTAGAAGATGTTACATTATCTGCTAAAGAGCGTGCGGACAGTGACTGGCTCGTAGCGCAAAAGATCAATTTCATCACGACGGCGCCTGACTCAGAAACATCTCAAGCGATAAAGGAAATCGGTTCATCTTATACTGTTTCTTATGATAAACAGGAAAACTATACACTTGCCATTCCCCATGACGGCACTGGTGCAATTGCGGAGGATATACGCATCAAAGTGACGGTC encodes:
- a CDS encoding GNAT family N-acetyltransferase codes for the protein MISWNIRKADLNDAGELQKCMHKAYLKYSDRINIKTLPPMNVNYKDEIASFPVWIVEFNNQIIAGLVLVFEEDYASLANIAIDPDFQAKGLGKFLLKFAEQETRSKGYTEMKLATHVLFTENVLFYNKQGWILVDQDETKVYMKKYLK
- a CDS encoding DUF3221 domain-containing protein, which translates into the protein MKLWNDAVFKKSFVFLFLLCFLLVACSNEGEEAKGEMDIKGNIVEIDSSENSILVEDDQKGLTWVALHENGDIKDYEEGQEVAVWVDGGIDTSSPASTKALNIEIINPK
- a CDS encoding TIGR04104 family putative zinc finger protein, translating into MPRCTNCNYKWNAKDIIAFGFSKKGKDCPNCGDRQYISAESQRLLTLGWLSLLFVPFIISKIKLSGKDEPLW
- a CDS encoding LPXTG cell wall anchor domain-containing protein: MYELKDSYFVIFDTQSMVIGGVAIALAVIGFFFFRNKRRKNHSQ
- a CDS encoding RNA polymerase sigma factor; the protein is MAYVYVKNPDDALDVVQEVAYQAFKKIHTLRQPAYFKTWLLKITMNCATNVVRRNKKVIQWEPQYEETIAPESEDIPLHLTLQDLMEGLEEVEKSVVLLKFYEQYTFKEIADALDMPLGTAKSILYRSLQKLRKQCKENDRYEQ